From Canis lupus familiaris isolate Mischka breed German Shepherd chromosome 16, alternate assembly UU_Cfam_GSD_1.0, whole genome shotgun sequence:
GAAGTCTCATTTAACCTGATCTCTAGCACGATActctttgccttttattctgATAAACGGTATCTTCACTATAGAAAAAAAGCGAGTATTCTCTTTTCCTATACACCTTGGCATTTAGTAAATACCCATCAATATTTGTGGGatgaattaatttcttttggggcacctgggtggctcagttaaatcctgcctttggctcaggtcatgataccagggtcctgggatggagcccagagtcaggctccctgcccagtggggaatctgcttctctctacccccccgcccctctccctgctcatgctctctttctctctaaaataaataaaatctttaaaaaaaaaagaaactcctttctTTTTATCATATTAAAGCAGTGTCTACCAAAGTACATTCCTCAGAGCATGTGTTCTGCAAGATGCTCCACAAAAAAGGGTTCCTTAGTCAGCTAAGTTTGGGAACCCCTACAGACAGCATGTTCTTGTTGTTATTCCCTAAGGCACTCTAGCATAGTAAGGGCCCCCAAGAAATCCTGATGAAAAAACctgcaagtttattttttattttattttatttaagattttatttatttattcatgagaaacacacagagagagagagagagagggagagagaggggcagagacacaggcagagggagaagcagacttcatacagggagcctggtgcaggactcgatcctgggactccaggatcacaccctgggccgaaggccggcgctaaaccgctgagccacccagggatcccacaggtTTAGTCTTTAAACCAGAAGCtccttacttttttgtttgtgttaacCTCAGTCCTCTTCTCCGCCCCACTTTACGCTCTTGACCTCCCCTGAAACCAAGGTCATGCTGGGCCACACTTGGGCTAACAGCACACTGCAGCCGTGCGGGCAGAGACGAAGGCGGACGCCGTTCACCAGCCCCTGTCGGGGTGATGCTGGAACGTCCATCTGATCTCACTGCCGTTTCCTTTTGCCTCCTTTGGCCAGGGTTCTCGCCTGTTCCTCTAACCCCATGATGGCTGTGGACATCGAGTACAGATACAGCTGCATGGCCCCCTCCCTGCGCAGAGAGAGGTTCACCTTCAAGACGTCGCCAAAGCCGAGCGAACCACTGAGGCCTTGCATTCAGCTGAGCAGCAAGAATGAAGCCAGCGGGGTGGTGGCCCCCACCGTCCAGgagaaaaaggtgaaaaagagGGTGTCCTTCGCAGACAACCAAGGGCTGGCCCTGACTATGGTCAAAGTGTTCTCAGAATTTGATGAGCCGTTAGATATTCCATTTAACATCACTGAGCTCCTAGACAACCTTGTGAGCCTGACGAGCCCGGAGAGCGAGAGCTTCGTTTTGGATTTCACGCAGCCTTCCGCCGACTACTTGGACTTCCGAAATCGGCTTCAGGCCGACCACGTATGCCTCGAAAACTGTGTCCTGAAGGACAGAGCCATCGCAGGCACAGTGAAGGTGCAGAACCTGGCATTCGAGAAGATGGTGAAAATAAGAATGACATTTGACACCTGGAAAAGCTTCACAGACTTTCCCTGTCGGTACGTGAAGGACACGTACGCCGGTTCAGACCGGGACACTTTCTCCTTTGACATTAGCTTACCTGAGAAAATCCAGTCTTACGAGAGGATGGAGTTTGCCGTGTGCTTCGAGTGCAGCGGACAGACTTACTGGGACAGTAACAAGGGCAAAAACTATAGGATCACCCGAGCCGAACTGAAGTCCGCTCAGGGAACAGCCGAGCCACAAAACGGACCAGATTTTGGGATATCCTTTGACCAGTTTGGAAGCCCTCGGTGTTCCTACGGTCTGTTCCCAGAGTGGCCTAGTTACTTAGGATACGAAAAGCTAGGGCCCTACTATTAGTGACCGTGTGTGATGGAGCGCAGGGAAGCCTCGCTGCAGTCGCAGGCAGGTGGAGATGGAAGCCAGGATGAAAGGTGAACTGCCGTTATGCACGGTCTTTGCAAAGAAAGGATCctattcacttttttcttaagCCAGCAAAACCAGACAGGCTGAGATCACAGGACCGGTTTCACACTCAGAGTAGATGTGGAGTGCCCGGTCTGCTTGGCACCCAGGGTGGCCACGAGCACCATAGAGGTGCTGGAAGAGCCTTGGGCAGGAACCAGGCCTGCAGGCATTGCCGGCGAAGCTGAAGGAGGCAACGAGGAGTGTGccctggcttcctggaggagccaCTCCTCTCTCCCCTGGGATGTGCAAAGTCAGCCACCTGAAAGTCACTCCATCCCCAGCCATTTCCCACTGGACCTCTGCCGTTCATTTATTGGGTGCTCTCCACCCAGCCGGGTCCTTCCTGCCTGTTGATGTGGCTCTGTGTCCACAGCATGTACCTCACGCTTGatctctgtgttttgttttttgggtttgctttttttttttttttcattttgttttctccacaGTTCATCTAATGTTCAGGAAAAGATAATCAAGGCAAATTATTAGCCTGTGACAGAAGCAGGCACTTCCTCTTTCTGACCCTGCATCTGTTTTCCAGCAGAGATCACCGTCTGAGTTATCAAAAGTAACTGGCTCCTGCACCGGGTTATTAGACTTCTGGCAGGCAGGACAGTCTGAGTGGGACACTTGCAGCTTTTCCTCTTGGCTTTCGAAGTACTCACTCCTACCCTGAGTCACCAGATAGCTCAATTACAAGATTTGTTTGAACTCGCTCAGCTGGTTTGCAGGCATCCCATGCTTCACAAAGGGATTTTAGACTCTCCTTCCTAGAGAGCCCTCCTTCATGCTGTGTTAGGACATTTTGACTTGCAGATCCCATATATCCTCAGAGCCTTTGGTGAATGTTTGGTTTTACTTTGACTGTGATCTGCGATATCCAGGACTCTTTACAAGCACCCGGGGACTTTGATTTGGGTGTTCTTATTTATGACGTGTGAGTATATATAAAGGGACAGAGGAGAAAACCCTTACCAagttctcatattttattttcaatgtttggCAACTCTGAAATATCAGAGATTAATTGTTCTTAACCATATTGGACAATGAATTAAAAGTCTGTTGGTTCATACTGTCATGAGACTCTTGGGACTTTCACTGACAGATGGATCCCCAaaccctgtgatttttttcttggggAAGATTGGTTTGTACTGGGGCAGGggtgtaaaaaatatttttacatatatatttggagaagattgggttgtttttttttttttttttttctgttttgcttttggagcttaattaaatgttttattttccatttgcctGATCTTAGGAAAGGCTATCCACAGCTGCCTGGATTTGGAGGCACAGCTACTGGACCCTGCAAGCAGAGTCTTCTTTTGCTTGCATGTTCCAGATCAATTAGAAAAGACCTCCTGGTTTCTGTGGCtcgggtctttttttttcccccttcttttttgaactttaaaatgttttgattttttaaatgttcttaagtGATATTTGATGTAATTCTTGTTCCTAAAACTGGCTGTTACTAGTCTGCAATcgagtgctttattttttatgcctCTCCCAGATGGGTAGGACTTGGGGATTACATAATTTATGGGAAAGTTGCATTTTTATCTTATGCTGAAATTGGGCAGAACTGTGTTCTTTCTAAACCTGTCTTATATCACGTACGCAAACGGTATGTTCAGTGTTACAAATACGGTGATCAGAACTATTGACagtgcaaatcaaaatcaaaggGAAACAAACCATTGTAGATAGGTcgtgaatttgttttgttttaagaagtccagttcctcctcctccaagTCAGGAAAGGTACAAGGTGCACTGCCATTGACAGGTTACCAGACTAAGAGTAACAAGACCatctatattcaaaagaaaaatgcctcAAGAGTCTCCTGTTTGGTTTTCAGTAATGATGATCTTAAGACATTCCCACGTCAAAAGTTGAAATATGGTAATTCAGCGATAAATATCTCTTAAAACAGCCATAAACTCCCCTGCCCCTGTTCCTTCCTCCCAGCTTACCCCAGCTTTTTTGCTGGGGGCACTGGCTGCAAACTACCCCGCCTCTACTGCCAGTCCACCTGGGATGCTCGCCCTACCAGGCAAGTCCTCACCTGCTCCCAAAGACCCTCCTCTGACTAGAGAATGTGGTTGCAAGACTCCCCTGTCAGCATCATGGttcagggaggcagagacatcggaagaatactgtctttttttcacCAGTCGGTCTCTCTCCCTTGGGCCCAGTTTTGTCCCAGAATATCAGCAGGGGCCTGGGATCTACAGAACCGCTCCTTATATCCGGAGCTCACCATCAGTAAACAGGTCTACACACTTCAGACTGTATAGGTTTCTTAGTTGGAGACGTCATTGCGGCCTGGCTTGGGGGTTTCCCCCTCATGCAGCTGCTGCTTATGGTGACAAatgtcccctgccccccacagccCCAATGCCCTTTCCAAGTTGCCCCCAAAGGATGGGCCTCCCACCACTGGTGCTGTTGTCCAGAAATAGGGAAGCAGCTTCATTTCGTTTCCTATTTATTTCCCCCAAATGCCCTGGGGAGCATTCGCAAATTAGGTGCAATAAATAAGCTGGACTATAGAAAGATACGTAATAAATAAGCTTTCAGTATTTCCTGGAAGAAAGGAAGCATTTGaatgggtttctttttatttttatttttttaagtattctgatGATAGGGGAACTGGTGAGAAATAATAGGAGTTCTGTAGTTCTCCAGAAATCAAAACCATTTCAGAGTCAACGtagaacttgttttttttctctaagctTTCATTTTACTGGTGGCAAAACATTACTCTTTCAAAGTCCTTTCAAGATGTAAATTTCGAACTGCTGAAAGaatgttttgtggttttgatctCTGCatataatttgcttttaaaaaacaagcattaCTATAGTCACTTGGATGTTAAATGGgttacatatatgtttataagccaaaaaaaaaaaaaaaagtgccatctTCTGGGTCTTCCCTCTCGGTGGAcagtgaatgaaagaaaacctTGACtgttcttcatttgtttcctcatttaaaattcCTCCGCTGGGTGCGGTTTGCCAGGGTAGGCCTCCTGGCTCTCTGCTCTGGGAGGCCCCCATCGCGATCACTGAGAGTGAGCATAAAAAGTCACAAGTGTAATGGGATCTTAGGTGTCATCGAAGACATTCTGGCGGCTTCTCTGCACTTCCTCAAGTGGAACATATGGTAAAGCATTACAGCCCCGCTGGTCAAGCTGTGAAGGGCGCTGCAGTTTCAGTTCCCGGTTCCTAGAGCCCGCTGATGCTGTGGGGACTCCAGGAAGGCAGCTGTGACGACGGTGTTTCACTAGGACCGCAGCGTGAATGTACACCCGAAGGCTCGTCTTCATCCGATGCCTGAAAGTGCCTTGTCAAGAAATGTCCGCgcgttttaaaataaataaatatttttgtacacAAAGTTAAAAGGGAAATGCACTTTAAAATCCCAAGGATCGATGTCTTTTGTGTGGTCTAAGAGAGTGGATGGTTCGGCTCTCAAACACAAACATGGAATAAAGgtagaaaacacaaaactgaaactgttctattttaaaactgaCTCTATTCTGGGAGTCAGAGACTGgtgagaattttctttctttcttttgtttttttttaaagtaatctctgtgcccaacttggggctcgaactcatgaccccaagatcaagagttgcgtgctctgccgactgagccagccaggtcc
This genomic window contains:
- the PPP1R3B gene encoding protein phosphatase 1 regulatory subunit 3B, which translates into the protein MMAVDIEYRYSCMAPSLRRERFTFKTSPKPSEPLRPCIQLSSKNEASGVVAPTVQEKKVKKRVSFADNQGLALTMVKVFSEFDEPLDIPFNITELLDNLVSLTSPESESFVLDFTQPSADYLDFRNRLQADHVCLENCVLKDRAIAGTVKVQNLAFEKMVKIRMTFDTWKSFTDFPCRYVKDTYAGSDRDTFSFDISLPEKIQSYERMEFAVCFECSGQTYWDSNKGKNYRITRAELKSAQGTAEPQNGPDFGISFDQFGSPRCSYGLFPEWPSYLGYEKLGPYY